Below is a window of Deltaproteobacteria bacterium DNA.
TGGTCAATTCAAATTTGCGCCGCATGGGAGTCCGTTTTCTCTCCGGCCCTTACCAGGATGCGACGCTTGACGAAGTGAAGCCGGACGACGTGGTGATCGTCCCCGCCTTCGGCACCACCGTCTCTCAACTGCGCGAACTGGCGGACAAGAAATGCGAGCTGGTCGATACCATCTGCGCCTCGGTGATTGTGGTCTGGAAGCGGGTGGAGAAATATGCGCAGGAGGGGTTTACCGTTTTGGTCCACGGCAAGGTTTATCACGAGGAGACGCAGGCCACCACGTCGCGTGTTTCGGTTTTTCCCGGTGGAAAATATCTGGTCGTCTTCGACGAAAACGAGGCGCAGGAGGTTTGCGACTACATCGTTGGCGGCGGAAAAAGGGAGGAATTCATTCTTAAATTCACCCGCGCCATGTCGCCCGATTTCGATCCCGACCGCGATCTCGTTAAAATTGGCCTGGCCAACCAGACGACGATGCTTTCCTCCGAATCGCTCAAGATTGCCGGAATGATCAAGCGGGCTTTCGTTCAACGCTATGGAGAAGGGGAATTGATCAATCATTTTCGTTCGTTTGACACCATCTGCAACGCCACGCAGGAGCGGCAGGATGCCATTTTGGGCTTGAAGGAAAAGAATCCCGATTTCATCATCGTCATCGGCGGCTACAACAGCTCAAATACCAATCACCTCTGTGAAATTGCCGAAAGCATCGCGCCGACGTATCACATCGACCGGGCCAATTGCGTGGTTTCCGAGGAGGTAATCCGCCACAAGCCGTTCGGCAAAAGAGAGGAAATTGAGACCTGCGGATGGCTTAAAAGCGGGCCGGTTTCAATCGGCATCACCGCCGGCGCCTCCACCCCCAATCAGGTGATGGGGGAGACGCTTGCGCGCATCCTTTCGTTTCGCGCGAAATAATTCCTTCCCATCCCCTCCTAAATCCCCTAAAATCCATCTTTCTGCCAAGGAGGAGCTTTTTATGGGTAAAATCGTCATGAACGACTTCGAGGTGGATCTCCCCGCCACTTGGAAAGATCAGGGGATGATCACTCTGACCATGCCCTCCACCGACAAAAAGGTGCGGCCAAACATCATCATCACCAAGGAGCGCCTCAATCAACCCGTTGATTTAGCGGCCTATTTTGAAAAAATCAAAAAATCGGTCCAAGCGCGAGGAATCGAAAGTTTTGAGATTCTTGAGGAGAAAGACATCAGGGTCAGCGGGGTTCAAGCCAAG
It encodes the following:
- a CDS encoding 4-hydroxy-3-methylbut-2-enyl diphosphate reductase; translation: MSVHPQLDFKMNRKGFGLKEAIKEDLHTHYHSDIIQEIKEAGFSKSYGDLAIHLAREFGFCYGVDRAVELAYETKRRFPDKRIFLTTEIIHNPLVNSNLRRMGVRFLSGPYQDATLDEVKPDDVVIVPAFGTTVSQLRELADKKCELVDTICASVIVVWKRVEKYAQEGFTVLVHGKVYHEETQATTSRVSVFPGGKYLVVFDENEAQEVCDYIVGGGKREEFILKFTRAMSPDFDPDRDLVKIGLANQTTMLSSESLKIAGMIKRAFVQRYGEGELINHFRSFDTICNATQERQDAILGLKEKNPDFIIVIGGYNSSNTNHLCEIAESIAPTYHIDRANCVVSEEVIRHKPFGKREEIETCGWLKSGPVSIGITAGASTPNQVMGETLARILSFRAK
- a CDS encoding DcrB-related protein, translated to MGKIVMNDFEVDLPATWKDQGMITLTMPSTDKKVRPNIIITKERLNQPVDLAAYFEKIKKSVQARGIESFEILEEKDIRVSGVQAKQMICTWDLSAMKKMMGPKAGSLEHIQPGQMVQQIQVSFIRGDQAINLTASFPAEQFDIYSRPFQKFVEGFRFIS